A section of the Mycolicibacterium anyangense genome encodes:
- a CDS encoding mycofactocin-coupled SDR family oxidoreductase, which translates to MTDTTKSLAGRVAYVTGGARGQGRAHCIRLAQAGANIVTIDACGPVGRHIGYEPATPEDLADTVRLVEDEGVKISAERVDVRDLDGQKRVIASAVEQFGRLDVVVANAGVMSWGRAWEIPPEMYQEIIDINLTGFFNTVQATVPAMIDAGNGGSIIAISSSAGIKAVPGAGHYCASKFGVVGLANSLALELGEYGIRVNSVHTYGVDTALGNDLSMYEMFQKHPHFVYSFSPGALPTESLIPPKDVSEVVLFLASDASSLLTAAQIPADKGYLKV; encoded by the coding sequence GTGACTGACACCACCAAATCCCTGGCAGGCAGAGTCGCCTATGTCACCGGTGGGGCCCGCGGCCAGGGTCGCGCGCACTGCATCCGGCTGGCGCAGGCCGGCGCGAACATCGTCACCATCGACGCCTGCGGTCCCGTGGGCAGGCACATCGGCTATGAGCCGGCCACGCCAGAGGATCTCGCCGACACCGTCCGCCTGGTCGAGGACGAGGGTGTCAAGATCAGTGCCGAGCGGGTCGACGTCCGCGACCTCGACGGCCAGAAGCGGGTAATCGCCAGTGCCGTCGAACAATTCGGCCGCCTAGATGTCGTCGTAGCCAACGCTGGTGTGATGAGCTGGGGCCGCGCCTGGGAGATCCCGCCGGAGATGTACCAGGAGATCATCGACATCAATCTCACCGGGTTCTTCAATACCGTGCAGGCGACGGTGCCGGCGATGATCGACGCGGGCAACGGCGGGTCGATCATCGCGATCAGTTCGTCGGCCGGGATCAAAGCGGTGCCCGGTGCCGGGCATTACTGCGCCAGCAAGTTCGGCGTTGTGGGCCTGGCCAATTCGCTGGCGCTGGAACTCGGCGAGTACGGGATCCGGGTGAACTCGGTGCACACCTATGGCGTCGATACCGCGCTGGGCAACGACCTTTCGATGTACGAGATGTTCCAGAAGCATCCGCACTTCGTGTACAGCTTCTCACCCGGCGCACTGCCCACCGAGTCGCTGATCCCGCCCAAGGACGTCAGCGAGGTGGTGCTGTTCCTGGCCAGCGACGCATCGTCACTACTGACGGCGGCACAGATCCCCGCCGACAAGGGCTACCTGAAGGTGTAG
- a CDS encoding molybdopterin-dependent oxidoreductase gives MSADWQPTACILCECNCGIVVQTEGGRLAKIRGDKDHPGSQGYTCNKALRLDHYQNNPSRLTSPQRRRPDGSYEQIDWDTAITEIAAGFQQIAETYGGNKIFYYGGGGQGNHLGGAYSSAFLKPLGSRYRSNALAQEKTGEYWVDAHLYGGHTRGEFRNAEVSVFVGKNPWMSQGFPQARTVLNEIAKDPARSMIVIDPVLTDTAKMADFHLRVKPGADAWCLAALAAVLVQENLCAESFLAEHVHGADAVRDVLRTVPIDDYAERSGVDEELLRAAARRIAAADSVAVFEDLGVQQAPNSTLCSYLNKLLWILTGSFAKRGGQHLHSTFAPLFSPSGVGRSPVTGAPIIAGLMPSNVVPEEILTDHPDRFRAMIVESANPAHSIADSELCRTAFQSLEFLVVIDVAMTETARLAHYVLPAASQFEKPEATFFNFEFPHNEVHLRHPLFEPLPGTLPEPEIWARLVRALDIVSDEDLRPLREAAAQGRDAYTAAFFTAMAANPALGKVLPYVLYETLGPTLPDGLKGAAALWGLAQKAVLTYPDAVHRAGHADGNALFDAILAGKSGVTFSAHEYADDFALISHPDHKIRLEMPEMLDEIRALHTARPGYATDEFPIVLSAGERRAFTANDIFRDPSWRKRDADGALRVSVEDAEALGLVDGGLARITTAAGSAEARVEISETMLPGHAALPNGYGLDFVAADGATEVPGVAPNELTSADWRDAYAGTPWHKHVPARIEAVRADLATAGSEGAF, from the coding sequence ATGTCCGCTGACTGGCAGCCCACCGCCTGCATCCTCTGCGAGTGCAACTGCGGCATCGTCGTGCAGACCGAAGGTGGCCGGTTGGCCAAGATCCGGGGCGACAAGGACCACCCCGGATCGCAGGGGTACACCTGCAACAAGGCGCTGCGCCTGGACCACTACCAGAACAACCCGTCACGGCTGACCTCCCCGCAGCGGCGCCGGCCGGACGGAAGCTACGAGCAGATCGACTGGGACACCGCGATCACCGAGATCGCCGCCGGCTTCCAGCAGATCGCCGAAACCTACGGCGGCAACAAGATCTTCTACTACGGCGGCGGCGGGCAGGGCAATCATCTCGGTGGTGCCTATAGCAGTGCGTTCCTCAAGCCGCTGGGTTCGCGGTACCGCTCCAACGCGCTGGCACAGGAGAAGACCGGCGAGTACTGGGTGGACGCCCACTTGTACGGCGGGCACACCCGCGGTGAGTTCCGCAATGCCGAAGTCTCGGTGTTCGTCGGGAAGAACCCCTGGATGTCACAGGGCTTCCCACAGGCCCGCACCGTGCTCAATGAGATCGCCAAGGACCCCGCGCGATCGATGATCGTGATCGACCCGGTGCTCACCGACACCGCGAAGATGGCCGACTTCCACCTGCGCGTCAAGCCCGGCGCCGACGCCTGGTGCCTGGCCGCGCTCGCGGCCGTGCTGGTGCAGGAGAATCTCTGTGCTGAAAGCTTTCTCGCCGAGCATGTGCACGGTGCCGACGCCGTCCGTGACGTACTACGCACCGTGCCGATCGACGACTACGCCGAGCGCAGCGGGGTCGACGAGGAGCTTCTGCGCGCGGCCGCCCGGCGCATCGCCGCGGCCGACAGCGTCGCGGTGTTCGAGGACCTCGGCGTGCAACAGGCACCGAACAGCACGCTGTGCTCCTACCTGAACAAACTGCTGTGGATCCTGACCGGTAGTTTCGCCAAACGCGGTGGACAGCACCTTCATTCGACGTTCGCCCCGCTCTTCAGCCCCAGCGGGGTCGGCCGCTCCCCCGTGACCGGTGCGCCCATCATCGCCGGACTGATGCCGTCCAATGTGGTGCCAGAAGAGATCCTGACCGATCACCCCGACCGGTTCCGGGCGATGATCGTCGAGAGCGCCAACCCCGCCCATTCGATCGCCGACTCCGAGCTATGTCGCACTGCGTTCCAGTCGCTGGAGTTCCTCGTGGTGATCGACGTGGCCATGACCGAGACCGCGCGCCTGGCCCACTACGTGCTGCCCGCGGCCAGCCAATTCGAGAAGCCCGAGGCCACGTTCTTCAATTTCGAGTTCCCGCACAACGAGGTTCATCTGCGCCACCCGCTGTTCGAGCCGCTGCCCGGCACCCTGCCCGAACCGGAGATCTGGGCCCGGCTGGTCCGCGCCCTCGACATCGTCAGCGACGAGGACCTGCGCCCACTGCGCGAGGCGGCCGCACAGGGGCGCGACGCCTACACCGCGGCATTCTTCACCGCGATGGCCGCCAACCCCGCACTGGGCAAAGTGCTGCCCTACGTGCTCTACGAGACGCTCGGCCCCACCCTGCCCGACGGGCTCAAAGGCGCTGCTGCACTATGGGGTTTGGCCCAGAAGGCGGTGCTCACCTACCCTGACGCGGTGCACCGGGCCGGTCATGCCGACGGCAACGCGTTGTTCGACGCCATCCTGGCTGGCAAGTCGGGGGTGACGTTCAGCGCGCACGAGTACGCCGACGATTTCGCGCTGATCAGCCATCCCGACCACAAGATCCGGCTGGAGATGCCGGAGATGCTCGACGAGATCCGCGCGCTGCACACCGCTCGTCCGGGGTACGCCACCGACGAGTTCCCCATCGTGCTATCGGCCGGTGAGCGGCGGGCGTTCACCGCAAACGACATCTTCCGCGATCCGTCCTGGCGTAAACGCGACGCCGACGGCGCGCTGCGGGTCAGCGTCGAAGACGCCGAGGCGCTCGGCCTGGTCGACGGCGGCCTGGCCCGGATCACCACCGCCGCCGGCAGCGCCGAGGCCCGCGTCGAGATCAGCGAGACCATGTTGCCCGGCCATGCCGCACTGCCCAACGGTTACGGACTCGACTTCGTCGCCGCGGACGGCGCCACCGAGGTCCCCGGTGTCGCACCCAACGAGTTGACCTCAGCGGACTGGCGGGACGCCTACGCCGGGACACCCTGGCACAAGCATGTGCCGGCGCGTATCGAGGCGGTCCGCGCCGACCTCGCCACCGCGGGCAGCGAGGGCGCCTTCTAG
- a CDS encoding acyl-CoA synthetase, with protein sequence MGSSDASFDLSTVFHTVATTLPDNRVLVWRDLDLTYAQMDARIDGVAHYLVAQGLGCHTERDQLQGHQSGQDHVGLYLRNGNEYLEAMVAGYRARVAPFNINYRYVEEELLYLLTDSGAKALVYAAEFAPHVASIRDQLPDLQLLIQVADDSGNELLPGAVDYESIVSTPEPAGGMPTPTGDDLYILYTGGTTGMPKGVLWRQHDIFMSAMGGRPFMGGGDLNSYSDLAEQARTNAGVRSLLLLPPLMHGAAQWGVYNTISTGGWVALPDNVKHLDPKGVLRLAERERVLSIPLVGDAMARPLLDEIVTGAYDLSGLFVMTNGGAPLSPTVRDQLLEALPNIMVMDAVGSSESGAQMTTVATKGAGAKAATFTALADTTVVSEDFTRVLQPGDGEGWLARRGYVPLGYLGDAEKTARTFPTIDGIRWSIPGDRANLLADGQIELLGRDSVTINSGGEKIFAEEVERAVASHPAVYDVVVAGRPSQRWGSEVVAIVQFAEGKSATDDELEQACSQHIAHYKLPKAFIRTDKVVRSPAGKADYRWAKAVAAESLGAQA encoded by the coding sequence ATGGGCAGCAGCGACGCCAGCTTCGACCTTTCCACGGTCTTCCACACCGTCGCGACCACGCTCCCCGACAACCGGGTACTGGTCTGGCGCGACCTGGATCTGACGTACGCCCAGATGGACGCCCGCATCGACGGCGTGGCGCACTACCTGGTCGCCCAAGGCCTCGGCTGCCACACCGAACGTGACCAGCTGCAGGGCCACCAGTCCGGCCAGGATCACGTCGGGCTGTACCTGCGCAACGGCAACGAATACCTCGAGGCGATGGTGGCCGGGTACCGGGCGCGGGTGGCGCCGTTCAACATCAACTACCGCTATGTCGAGGAAGAACTGCTGTACCTGCTCACCGATTCGGGGGCCAAGGCCTTGGTCTACGCCGCGGAGTTCGCACCGCATGTGGCCTCCATCCGCGACCAGCTGCCCGATCTGCAGCTGCTGATCCAGGTTGCCGACGATTCCGGCAATGAGCTCTTGCCCGGTGCGGTGGACTACGAATCCATCGTCAGCACCCCCGAACCGGCCGGCGGTATGCCCACCCCGACCGGCGACGACCTGTACATCCTGTACACCGGCGGCACCACCGGGATGCCCAAGGGCGTGCTGTGGCGCCAGCACGACATCTTCATGTCGGCGATGGGCGGTCGCCCGTTCATGGGCGGCGGGGACCTGAACAGCTACTCCGACCTCGCCGAGCAGGCCCGCACCAACGCCGGCGTTCGGTCGCTACTGCTACTTCCCCCACTGATGCACGGCGCCGCCCAGTGGGGCGTCTACAACACCATCAGCACCGGTGGCTGGGTTGCGTTGCCCGACAACGTCAAACACCTCGATCCCAAGGGGGTGCTGCGGCTGGCCGAGCGGGAGCGGGTGCTCAGCATCCCGCTGGTGGGTGACGCGATGGCCCGCCCACTGCTCGACGAAATCGTGACCGGCGCCTATGACCTGTCCGGGCTGTTTGTGATGACCAACGGCGGTGCGCCGCTGTCGCCGACGGTCCGCGACCAACTGCTGGAGGCGCTGCCCAACATCATGGTGATGGACGCGGTGGGCTCCTCGGAGTCCGGCGCACAGATGACGACGGTGGCGACCAAGGGCGCCGGCGCCAAGGCGGCGACGTTCACCGCCCTGGCAGACACCACGGTGGTGTCGGAAGACTTCACCCGGGTCTTGCAGCCCGGCGACGGCGAGGGCTGGCTGGCACGGCGTGGCTACGTGCCGCTGGGTTACCTCGGCGACGCCGAGAAGACGGCTCGCACCTTCCCGACCATCGACGGCATTCGCTGGTCGATTCCCGGCGACCGCGCAAACCTGTTGGCCGACGGTCAGATCGAGTTGCTCGGCCGGGACTCGGTGACCATCAACTCCGGCGGCGAGAAGATCTTCGCCGAGGAGGTCGAGCGTGCGGTGGCCAGCCATCCGGCGGTGTACGACGTGGTGGTGGCCGGCCGGCCTTCGCAACGCTGGGGCAGCGAGGTGGTGGCCATCGTCCAGTTCGCCGAGGGCAAGTCGGCCACCGACGACGAACTCGAGCAGGCCTGCTCGCAGCACATCGCGCACTACAAGCTGCCGAAGGCATTCATCCGCACCGACAAGGTCGTGCGCTCCCCCGCCGGCAAGGCCGATTACCGGTGGGCCAAGGCTGTCGCTGCGGAAAGCCTTGGCGCCCAGGCCTAG
- a CDS encoding class I adenylate-forming enzyme family protein — translation MQSPWGEDVEAGHYAGHPGLIYPQRPRTFADLFFGCQRWADRSFLVQGERRISFGEFFAAVGAARDTLGALGVTPGRRVVLVGYNSPDWVLALWGIWALGAVPVLGNRWWSPREAEHSITLVDPVAVITDDVSVPTTLPVLDIAELRSCFGGFNDSPPVLPGPADEDDPAAVLFTSGSSGLPKGVELSFRSIAGNQQNVLVRSRQLPQLLNVQAPQQVNLVCTPLFHVGALATLLGQVITGGRIVLNSGRFDPGQVLALIEAEGVQRWGGVPTMAVRLLEHPDFDSYDLSSLRAFPLGGAAVSPVLLERMARKLPQLQARGLANTWGMTEGAGFFTVAGGSDLAKYPGSVGPPYPTVELAIADPDDDGVGEVLVRSPTVMLGYVGMDSSPVDSDGWLHTGDLGHLNDEGYLFIDGRSKDMVIRGGENISCPLVEEALLSHPDVVEAAAIGLPHPDLGEELAAVVVHRRGDRAPSEHELAEHLRGIVAYFAVPSRWVIRDAPLPTVAGEKVDKKKLAADFC, via the coding sequence GTGCAGTCGCCGTGGGGTGAAGATGTCGAGGCCGGTCACTACGCCGGCCACCCCGGCCTGATCTACCCGCAGCGGCCCCGCACATTCGCCGACCTGTTCTTCGGGTGCCAGCGATGGGCTGATCGCAGCTTCCTGGTGCAGGGCGAGCGCCGCATCAGCTTCGGGGAGTTCTTCGCCGCGGTCGGTGCTGCCCGCGACACGCTTGGCGCCCTGGGCGTGACGCCGGGCCGTCGGGTGGTGCTGGTGGGCTACAACAGCCCGGACTGGGTGCTGGCGCTGTGGGGAATCTGGGCACTGGGCGCGGTGCCCGTGCTGGGCAACCGGTGGTGGAGCCCCCGAGAGGCCGAACACTCGATCACGCTGGTGGACCCCGTCGCCGTTATCACCGACGATGTGAGCGTGCCGACCACACTGCCGGTGCTCGATATCGCTGAATTGCGTTCGTGCTTCGGCGGTTTCAACGACTCGCCGCCGGTGCTGCCCGGTCCCGCCGACGAGGACGATCCCGCCGCGGTCCTGTTCACCTCCGGCAGTTCAGGACTGCCGAAGGGCGTCGAGCTGTCGTTCCGGAGTATCGCAGGCAATCAGCAGAACGTGCTGGTGCGCTCGCGACAGCTACCACAGTTGCTGAATGTGCAAGCGCCACAACAAGTCAACCTGGTGTGCACACCGTTGTTCCATGTCGGCGCATTGGCCACCCTGCTCGGTCAGGTGATCACCGGCGGGCGCATCGTGCTCAACTCCGGTCGATTCGACCCGGGCCAGGTGCTCGCCCTGATCGAGGCCGAGGGTGTGCAGCGCTGGGGCGGTGTGCCCACAATGGCGGTGCGGCTGCTCGAGCATCCCGATTTCGATTCCTACGACCTGTCGAGCCTGCGAGCCTTTCCCCTCGGGGGCGCTGCCGTCTCCCCCGTTCTGTTGGAGCGGATGGCCCGCAAGCTGCCGCAGCTGCAGGCCCGCGGTCTGGCCAATACCTGGGGGATGACCGAGGGCGCCGGATTCTTCACCGTGGCCGGCGGATCCGATCTGGCCAAGTACCCCGGGTCGGTGGGGCCGCCGTACCCGACGGTCGAACTGGCGATCGCCGATCCCGACGACGACGGGGTGGGTGAGGTACTGGTGCGCTCGCCCACCGTGATGCTCGGCTATGTCGGAATGGACAGCAGCCCAGTCGATTCCGATGGCTGGCTGCACACCGGCGATCTCGGGCATCTCAACGACGAGGGCTACCTGTTCATCGACGGCCGCAGCAAGGACATGGTGATCCGCGGCGGCGAGAACATCTCCTGCCCGCTGGTCGAAGAGGCCCTGCTGTCGCATCCGGATGTCGTGGAGGCCGCGGCGATCGGGCTGCCGCACCCCGACCTCGGCGAGGAACTCGCCGCCGTCGTCGTGCACCGCCGGGGCGACCGGGCTCCGTCCGAACACGAACTGGCCGAGCACCTGCGCGGCATCGTGGCCTACTTCGCCGTGCCCAGCCGCTGGGTGATCCGTGACGCACCGCTGCCCACCGTCGCGGGCGAGAAGGTCGACAAGAAGAAGCTCGCCGCAGACTTCTGCTGA
- a CDS encoding TetR/AcrR family transcriptional regulator has product MAGPRERMVSSAVLLIRERGAHPTAIADVLAHSGAPRGSAYHYFPGGRTQLLCEAVDYAADYVAAKMERATSGADMLDTLVRFYRKHLLETDYRAGCPVLAVAVEAGDPDAGSPMIERAAAAFDRWNALIAQRLIADGMATTRAADLAVLMISALEGAIVLARAARDSTPLDTVHRQLRSLLEAC; this is encoded by the coding sequence GTGGCAGGTCCCCGTGAGCGCATGGTCAGCTCGGCCGTTCTGCTGATCCGGGAGCGTGGCGCCCATCCGACGGCGATCGCCGACGTGCTGGCGCACAGCGGGGCGCCGCGCGGTTCTGCCTACCACTATTTCCCCGGCGGCCGTACCCAACTGCTCTGCGAGGCAGTCGATTACGCCGCGGACTACGTGGCCGCCAAGATGGAGCGCGCAACCAGCGGAGCCGACATGCTCGACACCCTGGTCCGCTTCTACCGCAAGCACCTGCTGGAGACGGACTATCGGGCGGGCTGCCCGGTACTCGCGGTGGCGGTGGAAGCCGGTGATCCCGACGCCGGCTCGCCGATGATCGAGCGTGCCGCGGCGGCATTCGACCGCTGGAACGCCCTGATCGCACAGCGCCTCATCGCCGACGGTATGGCCACCACGCGCGCCGCTGACCTCGCGGTGCTGATGATCTCGGCTCTGGAAGGCGCGATCGTGCTGGCCCGCGCCGCCCGCGACAGCACTCCTCTCGATACCGTCCACCGCCAACTACGCAGTCTGCTCGAGGCCTGCTGA
- a CDS encoding adenylate/guanylate cyclase domain-containing protein — MTASRLRLRYARALALGQLLATVELIILIMPLRHQVVPEAQAVFNPGTLITGSVLGVLGIAAVIACAIYVVDVKLRWFTAGQPPGAADRAFVRRLLRTQWEVLAGIWALSGVVLVIVSRDAGAAAAWLVAIAMFFGATTSAGAALLLIQRTLRPIIAAIYTPSERERTPGVLARLLLMWLVSSALPTLGIAIVVVMHSHGWIIEKTASIEVTVVVLAVVSGLVGLRAMTIAALSISDPVRDVVDAMAKVEHGEIATRVPVYEHSEVGRLQSGFNRMLAGLAERDRLRDLFGRHVGTDVALRAVADADTLTGEVRHAAILFVDLVGSTQLAQSRSPAEVAEVLNHFFAIVVAAVDQRRGLINKFQGDAVLAVFGAPLANADAASDALATARELTSTLRRLPLVDFGIGVSAGPVFAGNVGAEHRYEYTVIGDAVNEAARLADRAKLTPARALCSAVALLETAPAERARWTECGAEVLRGRLEPTVMSAPVS; from the coding sequence ATGACCGCGAGCAGACTGCGGCTCCGCTACGCCAGAGCCTTGGCGCTCGGTCAGCTGCTCGCCACCGTCGAGCTGATCATCCTGATCATGCCGCTGCGCCACCAGGTGGTGCCGGAAGCTCAGGCCGTCTTCAACCCCGGCACCTTGATCACCGGGTCGGTTTTGGGGGTGCTCGGCATCGCGGCTGTCATCGCCTGTGCCATCTACGTAGTGGACGTCAAACTCCGCTGGTTCACAGCCGGACAACCGCCCGGTGCCGCCGACCGCGCCTTCGTGCGGCGCCTTCTGCGCACCCAGTGGGAAGTGCTGGCGGGCATCTGGGCCTTGAGCGGCGTGGTGCTGGTGATCGTCAGTCGCGACGCCGGTGCGGCCGCGGCCTGGTTGGTCGCGATAGCCATGTTCTTCGGCGCCACCACCTCGGCCGGGGCCGCACTGCTGCTCATCCAGCGAACACTGCGCCCCATCATCGCCGCTATCTACACACCGTCGGAGCGGGAACGCACCCCGGGGGTGCTGGCCCGGCTGCTGTTGATGTGGCTAGTCTCCAGCGCACTTCCCACGCTTGGCATCGCGATCGTGGTGGTGATGCACTCGCACGGCTGGATCATCGAGAAGACGGCCTCCATCGAGGTGACCGTCGTGGTCTTGGCGGTCGTCTCCGGACTGGTCGGCCTTCGTGCGATGACGATCGCCGCCCTGTCAATCTCCGACCCGGTACGCGACGTGGTCGATGCCATGGCCAAGGTCGAACACGGGGAGATCGCTACCCGGGTGCCGGTGTATGAGCACTCCGAGGTCGGCCGGCTGCAGAGCGGATTCAACCGGATGCTTGCCGGGCTGGCCGAACGCGACCGGCTACGCGATCTGTTCGGCCGCCACGTCGGGACCGATGTGGCGCTGCGCGCAGTCGCTGACGCCGACACGCTGACCGGTGAGGTGCGCCATGCGGCGATCCTGTTCGTCGACCTCGTCGGCTCTACCCAGCTCGCCCAATCCCGGTCACCGGCCGAAGTCGCCGAGGTGCTCAATCACTTCTTCGCGATCGTGGTGGCAGCAGTGGACCAACGCCGCGGCCTGATCAACAAGTTCCAGGGTGACGCGGTGCTGGCGGTGTTCGGGGCCCCGCTGGCCAACGCCGATGCGGCCTCCGACGCCTTGGCGACAGCCCGCGAGCTCACTAGTACCCTGCGCCGACTTCCTTTGGTGGACTTCGGAATCGGTGTTTCCGCCGGCCCGGTGTTCGCCGGGAACGTCGGCGCCGAGCATCGCTACGAATACACCGTCATCGGCGACGCCGTGAACGAGGCGGCCAGGCTGGCCGACCGGGCCAAGCTCACCCCGGCCCGGGCACTGTGCTCGGCGGTGGCGCTCCTGGAGACCGCGCCGGCCGAACGCGCTCGATGGACCGAGTGCGGCGCCGAAGTGCTCCGGGGGCGACTGGAGCCGACGGTCATGTCGGCGCCGGTGAGCTGA
- a CDS encoding YoaK family protein, translating into MRTTQAALLILTVGTGLVDAVSYLGLGHVFVANMTGNVVFLGFAANRGSGLSATLALIALGAFLLGALAGGAVGHRLAATRAWPSSILGVQALLLAGSSVALAVLGTAAVGRAPIVAVLAFAFGLQNSTARRMAVPDLTTTVLTLTVTGLAADSRIAGGPGARPGRRIASISAMLAGAAAGALLVAVSVPATIGAVAVCVLVAAILLRIAPKASVATP; encoded by the coding sequence ATGCGCACTACCCAGGCCGCCCTGCTGATCCTGACCGTGGGAACCGGACTCGTCGATGCCGTCTCGTATCTGGGACTCGGGCACGTGTTCGTCGCCAACATGACCGGCAACGTGGTGTTCCTGGGTTTCGCCGCCAACCGCGGTTCGGGTCTGTCCGCCACGTTGGCGCTGATTGCGCTGGGGGCGTTCTTGTTAGGGGCGTTGGCCGGCGGTGCGGTGGGCCACCGCCTGGCCGCCACCCGGGCGTGGCCGTCCTCGATCCTCGGTGTCCAGGCTCTGCTGCTCGCAGGCAGTTCGGTCGCCTTGGCCGTCCTGGGCACCGCGGCGGTCGGTCGCGCACCGATCGTGGCGGTGCTGGCGTTCGCATTCGGCCTACAGAACAGCACCGCGCGGCGGATGGCCGTGCCCGACCTCACCACCACCGTGCTGACGCTGACGGTGACCGGTCTGGCCGCCGACAGCCGGATCGCCGGTGGCCCCGGCGCCCGCCCGGGCCGGCGGATCGCCTCCATCAGCGCCATGCTTGCCGGGGCCGCTGCCGGGGCGCTGCTGGTCGCGGTGTCGGTGCCCGCGACCATCGGCGCTGTCGCGGTGTGTGTCCTGGTCGCTGCCATCCTGCTCCGGATCGCGCCGAAGGCGTCGGTGGCCACGCCGTAA
- a CDS encoding LLM class F420-dependent oxidoreductase, with amino-acid sequence MTERARIDFPSRIGVWWGGTAWPMPAAQQVARDIESLGYGSLFIPEIGLKDCLVESAALLEATDNLVIGTGIANIHARLPMVAEGGGRALTALHPGRFVLGLGVSHGPLVENAFGLTYDKPLATMRGYLERMAALPDFIEGGVRPPRLLAALGPKMIELSGTMADGAHPYLVNPEQTATTREILGPDKWIVSEQAAVVEGDAEEQLRRAHLHLEVYSGLPNYRNSWLRQGFDESDLVRGGSDRLARGIVGMGSVEQAAASVTAHLDAGADHVVVQVLGDGNPMWDPRPSLRELAAAFGLTD; translated from the coding sequence GTGACCGAGCGCGCCCGTATCGACTTCCCGTCCCGCATCGGAGTGTGGTGGGGCGGCACCGCCTGGCCCATGCCCGCCGCCCAGCAGGTGGCCCGCGACATCGAATCCCTGGGCTACGGTTCGCTGTTCATCCCGGAGATCGGGCTCAAGGACTGTCTGGTCGAGTCCGCCGCCCTGCTCGAAGCCACCGACAACCTGGTGATCGGCACCGGCATCGCCAACATTCACGCCCGGCTGCCGATGGTGGCCGAAGGCGGTGGCCGCGCTCTGACCGCGTTGCACCCCGGCCGGTTCGTGCTCGGCCTCGGCGTCAGCCATGGCCCATTGGTGGAGAACGCCTTCGGCCTGACCTATGACAAGCCGCTGGCCACCATGCGCGGCTACCTCGAACGCATGGCCGCGCTGCCCGACTTCATCGAAGGCGGGGTCCGTCCGCCGCGCCTGCTGGCGGCCTTGGGCCCCAAGATGATCGAACTCTCCGGCACGATGGCCGACGGTGCGCATCCCTACCTGGTCAATCCGGAACAGACCGCCACGACCCGCGAGATCCTCGGCCCGGACAAGTGGATCGTGTCCGAACAGGCAGCGGTCGTCGAGGGCGATGCCGAGGAACAGCTGCGCCGCGCACACCTGCACCTCGAGGTCTATTCGGGCCTGCCGAACTACCGGAACTCGTGGCTGCGCCAGGGATTCGACGAGTCCGACTTGGTCAGGGGCGGTTCAGACCGGCTCGCGCGGGGCATTGTCGGCATGGGCTCGGTCGAACAGGCGGCCGCCTCGGTGACCGCACACCTCGACGCCGGGGCAGACCACGTTGTGGTCCAGGTCCTGGGCGACGGCAATCCGATGTGGGACCCGCGCCCGTCGCTGCGCGAACTGGCGGCCGCGTTCGGACTTACGGATTGA
- a CDS encoding glycoside hydrolase family 15 protein, producing the protein MTHRCPPSRARRSTRRSSPQTSADSAGHWQLPDNSLWEVRGPQRQFVHSKVMAWAGADRAVRTVQNHGLPGPLDTWRALRDTIHREVCERGFDRARNTFTQSYGSHELDAALLLPRVGFLPWDDPRIVGTVDAVQEQLCRDGFVLRYRPQHSDDGLPGTEGAFLACSFWLADALSGTGRDAAATELFERLLSLRNDVGMLSEEYDTESGQQVGNTPQAFSLVGLINTARQLSGHSTRTSARRHERS; encoded by the coding sequence GTGACGCACCGCTGCCCACCGTCGCGGGCGAGAAGGTCGACAAGAAGAAGCTCGCCGCAGACTTCTGCTGATTCTGCCGGACATTGGCAGCTGCCGGACAACAGCCTGTGGGAGGTGCGCGGCCCGCAGCGGCAGTTCGTACATTCCAAGGTGATGGCCTGGGCCGGAGCGGACCGGGCGGTGCGCACCGTGCAGAACCACGGGCTGCCCGGCCCGCTGGATACCTGGCGAGCCCTTCGCGACACGATTCACCGCGAGGTCTGTGAGCGCGGATTTGACCGCGCCCGAAACACTTTCACCCAGTCCTACGGGTCCCACGAGTTGGATGCGGCACTGCTGCTGCCCAGGGTTGGCTTCCTGCCGTGGGACGACCCACGGATCGTCGGCACTGTCGACGCGGTGCAGGAGCAGCTGTGCCGAGACGGTTTCGTACTGCGCTACCGCCCGCAGCACAGTGACGACGGTCTGCCCGGCACTGAAGGCGCGTTCCTGGCGTGCAGTTTCTGGCTCGCCGATGCGCTCAGCGGCACCGGCCGCGACGCGGCCGCCACCGAGTTGTTCGAGCGGCTGCTGAGCCTGCGCAACGACGTGGGCATGCTCAGCGAGGAGTACGACACCGAGAGCGGCCAGCAGGTCGGCAATACCCCGCAGGCATTCAGCCTGGTCGGGCTGATCAACACCGCCCGGCAACTCAGCGGACACTCGACGCGCACCTCCGCACGCCGGCACGAACGATCCTGA